Proteins from one Mesoplasma sp. JKS002658 genomic window:
- the nusA gene encoding transcription termination factor NusA, with translation MENYANILEAINQIANEKSIDENEIITAIKEGFQKAYERFFDTEALTEVDLDDQTGSIKMYLLLKVVDQVQDDLDDWLEISLDDARQEFGDKVKEGDIIHRQIPFEKEFSRLAIHQVRQIIQQKIKGAERSRLYDKFADKNHQLLTGKIVGTNDRGDGYLIEVDDATTSLWNKKLIPGDHFEIGDLVSFYVDEVQRENRFSPISISRTAPGFLRRILEREVPEVAEEIIDIKGISREPGIRAKVAVQSLDPNVEPIGALVGVHGSRISKISELLNGEKIDIVLWDEDLNTFIMSAMAPVRVVSVDVDLENNEADIIVPNEQLSLAIGRGGVAARLVANLLKMKINIISVKQAQEIGIENKWNGNISPDELASKEFIDSTMRRRKGPKNNNLRTSQPRFRDGQNYQKSVVQTNDDILKELEQELERFQAEIADEEGNQTISQTSEHSSILEKNDESDLDEISKNLQALDEVISGDDSDDDDEGDEYDSYYD, from the coding sequence ATGGAAAATTACGCCAACATTTTAGAAGCAATTAACCAAATTGCTAATGAAAAAAGTATTGATGAAAACGAAATTATTACAGCAATTAAAGAAGGATTTCAAAAAGCTTACGAACGTTTTTTTGACACTGAAGCATTGACTGAAGTTGATTTAGATGACCAAACTGGATCGATTAAAATGTATTTATTATTAAAGGTTGTTGATCAAGTTCAAGATGATCTTGATGACTGGTTAGAAATTAGTCTTGATGATGCTCGTCAAGAGTTTGGTGACAAGGTTAAAGAAGGAGATATTATTCATCGTCAAATTCCGTTTGAAAAGGAATTTTCTCGATTAGCAATTCACCAAGTCCGTCAAATTATTCAACAAAAAATCAAGGGTGCAGAACGTAGTCGTTTATATGATAAGTTTGCTGATAAAAACCACCAATTGTTAACTGGAAAAATTGTTGGTACTAATGATCGGGGAGATGGTTATTTAATTGAAGTTGATGATGCCACTACCTCTTTATGAAACAAAAAGTTGATTCCTGGTGATCATTTTGAAATTGGTGATTTAGTTTCTTTTTATGTTGATGAAGTGCAAAGAGAAAACCGCTTTTCACCAATCTCAATTTCTCGAACTGCACCAGGGTTTTTAAGAAGAATTTTAGAACGTGAAGTGCCAGAAGTTGCTGAAGAAATTATTGATATTAAAGGAATTTCGCGTGAACCAGGAATCAGAGCAAAAGTTGCTGTCCAATCTTTAGATCCTAATGTCGAACCAATTGGAGCATTGGTTGGGGTGCATGGGTCACGAATTAGTAAAATTTCAGAACTATTAAACGGAGAAAAGATTGATATTGTTTTGTGAGACGAAGATTTAAACACCTTCATTATGAGTGCAATGGCTCCAGTTAGAGTTGTTTCAGTTGATGTTGATTTAGAAAACAACGAAGCTGATATTATTGTACCTAACGAACAACTTTCTTTAGCAATTGGTCGTGGTGGGGTCGCTGCTCGCTTGGTTGCTAACCTTTTGAAGATGAAAATTAATATTATTTCAGTAAAACAAGCTCAAGAAATAGGAATTGAAAATAAGTGAAACGGAAATATTTCTCCTGATGAACTTGCTTCAAAAGAATTTATCGACTCAACAATGCGTCGAAGAAAAGGTCCTAAGAATAATAATCTTCGTACTAGTCAACCCCGTTTTAGAGATGGTCAAAATTATCAAAAATCTGTTGTTCAAACCAATGATGATATTCTTAAAGAATTAGAACAAGAATTAGAACGTTTCCAAGCTGAAATTGCTGATGAGGAAGGAAATCAAACGATTTCTCAAACTTCTGAACATTCTTCAATCCTTGAAAAAAATGATGAAAGTGACTTGGATGAAATCAGTAAAAATCTTCAAGCTTTGGATGAAGTAATAAGTGGGGATGATAGTGATGACGACGACGAAGGCGATGAGTATGACTCATACTATGATTAA
- a CDS encoding YlxR family protein yields MGQLTLRKEVVSQTLQPFESLIRVVKTPKDEILIDSTKTIKGRGVYLAPSLEAIRQARKKRLLDKGLKIRIPNHIYDQLEIEVKEHW; encoded by the coding sequence ATGGGACAACTAACTTTAAGAAAAGAAGTAGTTTCACAAACTTTGCAACCTTTTGAGAGTTTAATTCGGGTAGTTAAAACTCCTAAGGATGAGATTTTGATTGATTCAACTAAAACAATTAAGGGTCGGGGAGTTTATCTTGCTCCAAGTTTAGAAGCTATTAGACAAGCGCGTAAAAAACGTTTATTAGATAAAGGGTTAAAAATCCGCATCCCTAACCATATCTATGACCAGTTAGAAATTGAAGTAAAAGAACATTGATAG
- a CDS encoding L7Ae/L30e/S12e/Gadd45 family ribosomal protein, whose protein sequence is MIVRQQKKFLQAIGLATKAHQVVYGQRLLEMIQSQKIFLVILTAQMGVSQKKKVVNKANYYKIEVIDSEISKYELNQILKTPNNISAIGISDKNLAWLLKSYQEE, encoded by the coding sequence TTGATAGTTAGACAACAAAAAAAATTCTTACAAGCGATTGGTTTAGCTACAAAAGCCCATCAGGTCGTTTATGGTCAACGTTTGCTTGAAATGATCCAGTCTCAAAAGATTTTTCTGGTAATTCTAACTGCGCAAATGGGAGTAAGTCAGAAGAAAAAAGTTGTTAATAAAGCAAACTATTATAAAATAGAAGTAATCGACAGTGAGATTAGCAAATACGAGTTAAACCAGATTTTAAAAACTCCAAATAACATTAGTGCAATTGGAATTAGTGATAAAAACTTGGCTTGATTGCTCAAATCATATCAAGAAGAGTAA
- the infB gene encoding translation initiation factor IF-2, which yields MAENKKNKPNHNKNQSKKALERQRVNQHTKTIKNKLKEEKQTGLVDGVFVYTGPLTIAEFALKINKPVTEIVKYFFKQGLMLNQNTLLSEDQIAELAIENGYDFKKENIVTKENLLETFQVEDDPKSLVTIPPVVTVMGHVDHGKTTLLDALRHSNITTSEAGGITQAIGAYQIVMPQTEQKITFIDTPGHEAFTEMRSRGANATNIIVLVVAADDGVMPQTEEAIDHARQAKVPMIVFINKMDKPGVNPDRVKAELMEKGVISEEWGGEVPFIEGSAKAKLNLDQLLENILLVAEVEDLKANPNKFASGVVLEAHLDKARGPVASVLVQQGTLRLRDVLVAGGTYGTIKDLRDDQNKSVSQAEPSMPVLVIGLNDVPLPGDKFLVLNDEKTARQIATAQADRQAREAEQTSKIVTLDKIKTQIEEEGLKNLNIIIKADTQGSVEALKQVLNKLEIPGVKIEVIRASVGAITSTDVSLAQTANAILYGFNVRPSAEVRRVVEERGVDLRLHNVIYKVVEELEQAAKGLLDPEMVEKVQGQAEVRVLFKHSAVGTIAGCYVVDGVIKRKDKVRVLRNGVVIYDGEIAGLKHEKDDIKEAKTSSECGITIKNFNDLKIGDIIESYLVETVANN from the coding sequence ATGGCAGAAAACAAGAAAAACAAACCAAACCATAATAAAAATCAATCAAAAAAGGCTTTGGAACGACAACGGGTAAACCAACATACCAAAACGATTAAAAATAAGTTAAAAGAAGAAAAACAAACTGGGTTAGTTGATGGGGTGTTTGTTTATACTGGTCCTTTAACAATTGCTGAGTTTGCTTTAAAAATCAATAAACCAGTGACTGAAATTGTTAAGTATTTTTTTAAGCAAGGTTTAATGCTAAATCAAAATACATTATTGAGTGAAGACCAAATTGCTGAATTAGCAATTGAAAATGGTTATGACTTTAAAAAAGAAAATATTGTTACTAAAGAAAACTTGCTTGAAACCTTTCAAGTTGAAGATGACCCTAAGAGTTTAGTGACCATTCCTCCAGTGGTTACAGTAATGGGGCATGTTGATCATGGAAAAACCACCCTTTTAGATGCTTTGCGTCATTCTAATATCACTACTTCAGAGGCTGGGGGAATTACACAAGCAATTGGAGCTTATCAAATTGTGATGCCTCAAACTGAACAAAAGATTACTTTTATTGATACTCCAGGACACGAAGCGTTTACTGAAATGCGAAGCAGAGGAGCGAACGCAACTAATATTATTGTTTTAGTTGTTGCTGCTGATGATGGGGTAATGCCTCAAACTGAAGAAGCTATTGATCATGCCCGTCAAGCTAAAGTACCGATGATTGTTTTCATTAATAAAATGGACAAACCAGGAGTTAATCCTGACCGGGTAAAAGCAGAATTGATGGAAAAAGGAGTGATTAGCGAAGAGTGGGGTGGAGAGGTTCCTTTCATTGAAGGAAGCGCAAAAGCCAAATTAAATCTCGACCAGTTATTAGAAAACATTCTTTTAGTAGCTGAAGTTGAAGACTTAAAAGCTAATCCCAATAAGTTTGCTTCAGGGGTGGTATTAGAAGCTCATTTAGATAAAGCCCGAGGACCAGTGGCCTCAGTGTTAGTGCAACAAGGAACTTTACGTTTACGTGATGTTTTGGTAGCTGGGGGAACGTATGGAACAATTAAAGACCTTCGTGACGACCAAAATAAAAGTGTTAGTCAAGCTGAACCAAGCATGCCAGTGCTGGTTATAGGATTAAATGATGTTCCTTTACCAGGAGATAAATTTTTAGTTTTAAATGATGAAAAGACTGCTCGTCAAATTGCCACAGCCCAAGCTGATCGTCAAGCTCGCGAAGCAGAACAAACTAGTAAGATTGTGACTTTAGATAAAATCAAAACTCAGATCGAAGAAGAGGGATTAAAGAATCTTAATATTATTATTAAAGCTGATACTCAAGGTAGTGTCGAAGCGTTAAAACAAGTTTTAAATAAACTTGAAATTCCAGGAGTAAAGATTGAAGTTATCCGTGCTAGTGTTGGAGCAATTACCAGTACTGATGTTTCTTTAGCCCAAACTGCAAATGCAATTCTTTATGGGTTCAATGTTCGTCCTAGTGCTGAAGTGCGTAGGGTAGTTGAGGAACGTGGAGTTGACTTAAGACTACACAACGTGATTTATAAAGTAGTTGAGGAATTAGAACAAGCAGCCAAGGGGTTGTTAGATCCAGAAATGGTTGAAAAGGTGCAAGGACAAGCTGAAGTGCGTGTCTTGTTTAAACATTCTGCTGTGGGAACCATTGCTGGGTGTTATGTTGTTGATGGGGTTATTAAACGAAAAGATAAGGTGCGTGTCTTGAGAAATGGTGTGGTTATTTATGATGGTGAAATTGCTGGATTAAAACACGAAAAAGACGATATTAAAGAGGCAAAAACTAGTTCTGAATGTGGAATTACGATTAAGAACTTTAATGACTTGAAGATCGGCGATATAATTGAGTCTTATCTAGTGGAGACTGTTGCTAATAATTAA
- the rbfA gene encoding 30S ribosome-binding factor RbfA, with amino-acid sequence MKNPKVQGRKESIISRELTLILIKEIDDVILKAVSISEVRLINDNELAKVYYSFIAFSNQTINQNIVQTHLEEKKNLIRKLLARKLEMRKVPDLSFVYDDSLDRANRIDQILADK; translated from the coding sequence ATGAAAAATCCTAAAGTTCAAGGCCGCAAAGAGTCAATAATTAGTCGAGAATTAACTTTAATTCTTATTAAAGAGATTGATGATGTCATCTTGAAAGCGGTTTCAATTAGTGAGGTACGCTTAATTAATGATAATGAGTTAGCTAAGGTTTATTATTCTTTTATTGCTTTTTCAAACCAAACAATTAACCAGAATATTGTTCAAACTCATTTAGAAGAAAAAAAGAATTTAATTCGCAAACTGTTAGCCAGAAAGTTAGAAATGCGGAAAGTACCAGATTTAAGCTTTGTCTATGATGATTCTTTAGATCGTGCTAACCGGATTGACCAAATCTTAGCTGATAAATAG
- the truB gene encoding tRNA pseudouridine(55) synthase TruB has protein sequence MTQQPSGIFLVNKPKEMTTNQLIQTIKTKLKVNKIGHAGTLDPLATGVVVVLVNQGTKLSDLFLNQTKTYQVGAKLYEHTTTYDSEGEVVKTDLNHTVKNIDQLQQVVEKYNGLVYEQTPPIYSAIKVQGKELYKYARNHEVDVLISPRTVEIYQSRIDEFIQEPDNIFYLTTTVSKGTYIRSLVVDIATDLNTYAHVVMLNRLQSGVFHLDETKTLDELTWADLIPNYEAVKLSDWTIHELNETEFYQVENGRKITLPLTLDRVFLSYQHHLVALYAREESGQYKSIKGGFNH, from the coding sequence ATGACACAACAACCATCAGGGATTTTTTTAGTTAACAAACCAAAAGAAATGACCACCAACCAGTTAATTCAAACTATTAAAACCAAGTTAAAAGTCAACAAAATCGGTCATGCAGGAACTTTAGATCCTCTAGCTACAGGAGTGGTCGTTGTCTTGGTAAATCAAGGGACAAAGCTTTCAGATTTGTTCTTAAACCAAACTAAAACCTATCAGGTTGGAGCTAAGCTTTATGAGCACACTACTACTTATGATAGTGAAGGTGAAGTGGTTAAAACTGATCTTAATCATACAGTGAAGAACATTGATCAATTACAACAAGTAGTGGAAAAATACAATGGTTTGGTTTATGAACAAACACCACCAATCTATAGCGCAATCAAAGTACAAGGAAAAGAACTCTATAAATACGCAAGAAATCATGAGGTTGATGTGCTAATTTCCCCAAGAACTGTAGAAATTTATCAAAGTCGGATTGATGAATTTATTCAAGAACCAGATAATATTTTTTATTTGACCACTACAGTAAGTAAGGGAACTTATATTCGGAGTTTGGTTGTTGATATTGCTACTGATTTGAATACTTATGCTCATGTGGTGATGTTAAATCGTTTGCAATCGGGAGTTTTTCATCTTGATGAAACAAAAACCCTTGATGAGTTAACTTGAGCAGATTTAATTCCTAATTACGAAGCAGTAAAACTAAGTGATTGAACCATTCATGAGTTGAATGAAACAGAGTTTTATCAAGTGGAAAACGGAAGAAAAATTACCCTTCCCTTAACTCTTGATCGCGTGTTTTTAAGTTATCAACACCATTTGGTTGCTTTGTATGCTCGAGAAGAGAGCGGACAATATAAGAGTATAAAAGGTGGTTTTAACCATTAA
- the rpsO gene encoding 30S ribosomal protein S15 produces MVSKTRKAELVQQFGGSTLDTGKPEVQIAILTEDINNMTEHLKIHKKDVPTRRTLLKKVAQRRHLLDYLTRKDVNRYKEVVAALGLRK; encoded by the coding sequence ATGGTATCAAAAACTCGTAAAGCTGAGTTGGTTCAACAGTTTGGAGGTTCAACACTTGACACAGGGAAACCAGAAGTGCAAATTGCGATCTTAACTGAGGATATCAATAACATGACTGAACATCTAAAAATTCACAAAAAAGATGTTCCAACCAGAAGAACTTTATTAAAAAAAGTTGCTCAACGTCGTCACTTACTAGACTACTTAACTCGTAAAGATGTTAACCGTTATAAAGAAGTGGTAGCTGCTTTAGGATTAAGAAAATAA